The Campylobacter concisus genome has a window encoding:
- a CDS encoding XRE family transcriptional regulator, translating into MDLAQKIKFLRSENGWTQEDLANKSGIGKSTIQLYEGKTGNKNPTNENLKKLANAFRISVSELANENLSISKSISENENLSISNKNLVRKSKNLSISPTNLKNSQKDIKTISIPYFEDTYASAGGGMINYDEAPVIMDFDEDFLRMFLRISGSIKGIHIINARGDSMEPTITSGELLFVNPMQNENGIISGCIYIINYDGDLYVKRIEKNPTTKAITLFSDNKKYEPIIIQKQDLECCHIMGRVVSHMKKS; encoded by the coding sequence ATGGATTTAGCACAAAAAATTAAATTTTTACGTTCAGAAAATGGTTGGACACAAGAGGATTTAGCTAATAAATCAGGTATTGGAAAATCTACTATCCAATTATATGAAGGAAAGACAGGTAACAAAAATCCTACGAATGAAAATTTAAAAAAATTAGCCAATGCTTTTCGTATTAGTGTTTCAGAATTAGCCAATGAAAATTTGTCCATAAGTAAGTCCATAAGTGAAAATGAAAATTTGTCCATAAGTAATAAAAATTTAGTTCGTAAGTCTAAAAATTTGTCCATAAGTCCTACAAACCTTAAAAACTCACAAAAAGATATAAAAACTATATCTATACCATATTTTGAAGATACGTATGCTAGTGCTGGTGGGGGAATGATAAACTACGATGAGGCACCGGTGATCATGGACTTTGATGAAGATTTTTTGCGTATGTTTTTACGTATAAGTGGGAGCATAAAGGGCATACATATAATAAATGCTCGTGGAGATAGTATGGAGCCTACTATAACTAGTGGAGAGCTCCTTTTTGTAAATCCTATGCAAAACGAAAATGGCATTATAAGTGGTTGTATATATATCATAAACTACGATGGTGACTTATATGTAAAACGTATTGAGAAAAATCCAACAACAAAGGCCATAACGCTTTTTTCGGACAATAAAAAATATGAGCCCATTATCATACAAAAACAAGATTTAGAATGTTGCCACATAATGGGTAGGGTAGTGTCACATATGAAAAAATCTTGA
- a CDS encoding Mu transposase C-terminal domain-containing protein: MWVNSRVAAEILAIKYDALVKAVKRAEKSGKKFCCIKPNILGFMYIDGIGRGGKTLRIDIDERIYPEIVERISKTREGESYDVPYNAASGAKSGKGASANDERCISTGRARADELGGRDGANAKGDRRASNGAKEAGDKSKESAGRICDEDARDGLCDKSNKTRNIWIQEEVKRDEQCGNDSNGYVLAISCSNDKLENIDNGNGCAATGTMYGSSANNSGNSLANLPLIATCSDEKRADALCKRAIVLEWDKAKGKIDESSFIEFLNTNNKYPIKVSSNKLYDWQRKFKKGGLDALVDSRSNNKTLKLEELGLSKKCEELIKSCVGKGGINITNIHKMLNYYYTTSQIGELSFDEFLAKKDECVSYEVVNRYVNNYLKKNKLLKNLILYGEDGVIGRQMPALGVSNWAVRTINEVVEIDASPLDMICNASDICKSIGYEAVNNIFSSKEEFESYVRQWQKRYTIIALIDTYSGVASFHISDSENSLAIARAVAKYIIRYGKPKTIKGDNGKAFKSEYMSSVLGSLEIRYEAVRAYSGWLKPYVERNFRALQHSFSENLAGYIGHNITERQAIEFFYSKKERRLKKGVKTNIAKLKELSEVQELMDLYAENFLNARYLERLNKTCNEAYNEKINDAVAMDAISLSARLSKKELKHVSKKGVSVGGVNFYNAQMFGYERVTIRENIDNINECFVWDEDDKNFIGVANVLDMDEGVSIEEAKAARKLFSKRLHDIKADASEARDKSQEEFKQMVMSFEAKRALKPELKGVNNESKEIEAAQKSSRSLIKNRALDNELLAVAGSDVKKEKKIKSWQEIVNENN, translated from the coding sequence ATGTGGGTAAATTCAAGGGTTGCAGCTGAAATTTTAGCTATAAAATATGATGCTTTGGTAAAAGCAGTAAAAAGAGCTGAAAAATCAGGCAAAAAATTTTGCTGTATAAAGCCTAATATATTAGGTTTTATGTATATAGACGGCATTGGTCGTGGCGGCAAAACCCTTCGAATAGATATAGACGAGAGAATTTACCCAGAGATCGTAGAGAGGATCAGTAAAACAAGAGAAGGAGAGAGCTATGACGTGCCTTACAATGCAGCAAGTGGAGCGAAGTCAGGCAAAGGGGCTAGCGCTAATGATGAGAGATGTATCAGCACAGGACGTGCCAGAGCAGATGAGCTGGGCGGAAGAGATGGAGCTAATGCAAAGGGCGATAGAAGAGCAAGCAATGGAGCAAAAGAGGCAGGAGATAAAAGCAAAGAGAGCGCTGGAAGAATTTGTGATGAAGATGCAAGAGATGGGCTTTGTGATAAGAGTAACAAAACACGGAATATATGGATACAAGAGGAGGTAAAAAGAGATGAACAATGTGGCAATGATAGTAATGGCTATGTACTTGCTATATCTTGTAGTAATGATAAGCTAGAGAATATAGATAATGGCAATGGCTGCGCTGCTACTGGCACCATGTATGGTAGCAGCGCTAATAATAGCGGCAACTCTTTAGCAAATTTGCCGCTAATAGCAACTTGTAGCGATGAAAAAAGAGCTGATGCACTATGTAAGCGTGCAATAGTTTTGGAGTGGGATAAGGCAAAAGGGAAGATAGATGAGAGTAGTTTTATAGAGTTTTTAAACACAAACAATAAATACCCTATAAAAGTAAGCTCAAATAAGCTTTATGACTGGCAAAGAAAATTTAAAAAGGGTGGCTTAGATGCACTTGTGGATAGCAGGAGCAACAATAAGACTTTAAAGCTAGAAGAGCTTGGGCTTAGCAAAAAATGTGAAGAGCTAATAAAGTCTTGCGTTGGTAAAGGTGGAATAAATATAACAAACATCCATAAGATGCTTAACTACTACTATACAACTTCACAGATCGGTGAGCTAAGTTTTGATGAGTTTTTAGCCAAAAAAGATGAGTGTGTGAGCTATGAGGTGGTAAATAGGTATGTAAATAACTACCTAAAGAAAAACAAACTTCTTAAAAATCTCATACTTTACGGCGAAGATGGCGTTATAGGCAGACAAATGCCAGCACTTGGAGTGAGCAACTGGGCAGTAAGAACGATAAATGAAGTCGTTGAAATAGATGCTAGCCCACTTGACATGATATGTAATGCCAGTGATATATGCAAGAGCATAGGATATGAGGCTGTAAATAATATCTTTTCAAGCAAAGAGGAGTTTGAGAGCTACGTAAGGCAGTGGCAAAAACGCTATACGATCATAGCACTAATCGATACCTACTCAGGAGTGGCAAGCTTTCATATAAGCGATAGCGAAAATAGCCTAGCAATAGCAAGAGCTGTGGCTAAATACATAATAAGGTATGGCAAGCCAAAAACTATAAAGGGCGATAATGGTAAGGCCTTTAAGAGTGAATATATGAGCTCGGTTCTTGGTTCGCTTGAGATACGCTATGAGGCCGTTAGAGCATATAGTGGTTGGTTAAAACCTTATGTAGAGAGAAATTTTAGAGCGCTTCAACATAGTTTTAGTGAAAATTTAGCCGGATATATCGGACATAACATAACTGAGAGACAAGCGATAGAGTTTTTCTACTCTAAAAAAGAGAGACGCCTTAAAAAGGGCGTAAAAACTAATATAGCAAAACTAAAAGAGCTTAGCGAAGTGCAAGAGCTTATGGATCTTTACGCTGAAAATTTCTTAAACGCACGCTACCTAGAGCGCCTTAATAAAACATGCAACGAAGCATATAACGAAAAGATAAACGATGCTGTGGCTATGGACGCAATAAGTCTTAGTGCAAGACTTAGTAAAAAAGAGCTAAAGCATGTGAGTAAAAAGGGAGTAAGCGTGGGTGGCGTGAATTTTTATAACGCTCAGATGTTTGGGTATGAGCGAGTTACCATCCGAGAAAACATAGACAACATAAATGAGTGTTTTGTTTGGGATGAGGATGATAAGAATTTCATAGGCGTGGCAAATGTTCTTGATATGGATGAGGGCGTAAGTATTGAGGAAGCAAAAGCAGCTAGAAAGCTCTTTAGCAAACGCTTGCATGATATAAAAGCTGATGCTAGCGAGGCAAGAGATAAGAGCCAAGAAGAGTTTAAACAAATGGTCATGAGCTTTGAAGCCAAAAGAGCACTAAAGCCTGAGCTAAAGGGCGTAAATAATGAGAGCAAAGAGATCGAAGCAGCACAAAAAAGCAGCCGATCACTAATCAAAAATAGAGCTCTTGATAATGAGCTTTTGGCTGTAGCCGGCAGTGATGTAAAAAAAGAGAAAAAGATAAAAAGTTGGCAAGAAATAGTCAATGAAAATAACTAA
- a CDS encoding AAA family ATPase, with the protein MSENIKKLDEFLSSNNISASALARAIGVSASLISQLRAGSYKGDSDAVNAKINAYIDNFNKKAKNFHANAKENEFYVTSDVKMANFIISEAIAEKEIGLIYGFAGSGKTTVLKEFAKNNPNVVLIEATCHTSAKVLLEDLCEALKIDASGGLSTKLKAVARFLKSSDKVIMVDEAEHLPLKALEDLRRIYDFSRTPLILCGTEILLKNLMGKNKELRQLFSRICGKWCMQGLSKDECEKIYTKEIFPYCKGNFRSSAKLYKKALRLAELNGCLVDESVVARALDMVILG; encoded by the coding sequence ATGAGTGAAAATATAAAAAAGCTAGATGAATTTTTATCTAGTAACAACATAAGTGCATCAGCACTTGCACGTGCAATAGGAGTGAGTGCATCGCTAATAAGCCAACTTCGTGCCGGAAGTTATAAGGGCGATAGCGATGCAGTAAATGCAAAAATCAATGCTTACATCGATAATTTTAACAAAAAAGCTAAGAATTTTCACGCAAACGCAAAAGAAAATGAGTTTTACGTAACTAGCGATGTAAAGATGGCAAATTTCATCATAAGTGAGGCGATAGCCGAAAAAGAGATAGGGCTAATATATGGCTTTGCTGGAAGTGGCAAGACAACAGTTTTGAAAGAATTTGCCAAGAATAATCCAAATGTGGTTTTGATAGAGGCAACTTGTCACACGAGCGCTAAGGTTTTGCTTGAAGATCTATGCGAGGCTTTAAAGATCGATGCTAGTGGTGGGCTAAGCACAAAGCTAAAGGCGGTAGCAAGGTTTTTAAAGAGTAGCGATAAGGTGATAATGGTAGATGAGGCGGAGCATCTACCGCTAAAGGCTCTTGAAGATCTAAGAAGAATTTATGACTTCTCACGCACTCCGCTAATACTTTGTGGCACAGAGATACTACTAAAAAATCTAATGGGTAAAAACAAGGAGCTAAGACAGCTTTTTAGCCGAATTTGTGGCAAATGGTGCATGCAAGGGCTTAGCAAAGATGAGTGTGAGAAGATCTATACAAAAGAGATATTTCCCTACTGCAAAGGTAACTTTAGAAGCAGTGCAAAGCTATATAAAAAGGCTTTGAGGCTAGCTGAGCTAAATGGATGCCTTGTTGATGAGAGTGTCGTTGCTAGGGCACTTGATATGGTTATCTTGGGATAG
- a CDS encoding sigma factor-like helix-turn-helix DNA-binding protein, which yields MTLKEIALVLNLSVEQVRRIEKGALLKLSHPRNFKKWQEIRELMALLEERKAKSDSDEIYQGIKA from the coding sequence ATGACACTAAAAGAGATAGCTTTGGTACTAAATCTAAGCGTAGAGCAAGTGCGTAGAATAGAAAAAGGCGCGCTTTTAAAGCTATCTCACCCAAGAAATTTTAAAAAATGGCAAGAGATAAGAGAGCTTATGGCTTTGCTTGAAGAGCGTAAGGCAAAAAGCGATAGCGATGAGATATATCAAGGCATAAAAGCATAA
- a CDS encoding DUF1937 family protein: MKETMRLVYVASPYAAFKSGKVNADFMACMVAKEECKKVKEAGYIPLSPVLAFSGVFSEEQRDEVLKAGLEMLSHCSYVYFSKHPASEFSKGMDIEREYARELGISELEI; encoded by the coding sequence ATGAAAGAGACAATGAGACTTGTATATGTTGCTAGCCCTTATGCTGCCTTTAAAAGCGGTAAGGTAAATGCTGACTTTATGGCTTGCATGGTAGCTAAAGAAGAGTGCAAAAAGGTAAAAGAAGCCGGATATATACCGCTTAGCCCTGTGCTTGCATTTAGCGGTGTGTTTAGCGAGGAGCAAAGAGACGAGGTGCTAAAGGCTGGACTTGAAATGCTTAGCCACTGCTCTTATGTGTATTTTTCAAAGCATCCAGCTAGTGAGTTTTCAAAAGGTATGGATATAGAAAGAGAATATGCAAGAGAGCTTGGCATAAGTGAGTTAGAAATTTAA
- a CDS encoding phage protein GemA/Gp16 family protein, whose protein sequence is MNQSEYRKRLLTLIHINPLYKQIVENGAWQEWLMLRFGVESSKELSISELNLALDILQERVDDRLGFEPDIKGRRIFKKDAITQKQLKKIEVLLDVLGWDENSARRFYYRQIGALVTNIALLNSSQATKIITGLSAVIKCEKNPKKS, encoded by the coding sequence ATGAACCAAAGTGAGTATAGAAAGAGACTTTTAACACTCATCCATATAAACCCACTTTACAAGCAGATCGTAGAAAATGGAGCTTGGCAAGAGTGGCTAATGCTTCGCTTTGGTGTAGAGAGCAGCAAGGAGCTTAGCATAAGCGAGCTAAATTTGGCCCTTGATATATTGCAAGAGAGAGTAGATGATAGGCTAGGCTTTGAGCCAGACATTAAAGGTAGGCGCATTTTCAAAAAAGATGCTATCACGCAGAAGCAGCTTAAAAAGATAGAGGTTTTGCTAGATGTTCTTGGCTGGGATGAAAATAGTGCTAGGAGATTTTACTACCGCCAGATCGGAGCACTTGTGACAAACATAGCCTTACTAAACTCAAGCCAAGCTACAAAGATCATTACTGGACTAAGTGCCGTTATAAAATGTGAAAAAAATCCTAAAAAAAGCTAA
- a CDS encoding HK97 gp10 family phage protein, with the protein MNFNSALKRFLFRIGSGVRYRAKQVAPYKTGNLKKDIQVFDERIDSFSINVGNTKLAPYAKFVYFGTRPHVIKPKKMKALANKKSGQIFGKSVNHPGTKANPYLEKAFSEYVSSASFVKAKEQLASDVSEEVVKDIKIMFKDTK; encoded by the coding sequence ATGAATTTTAATAGTGCTTTAAAAAGGTTTTTATTTCGCATAGGCTCAGGAGTAAGATATAGAGCGAAGCAAGTAGCACCATATAAAACTGGTAATCTTAAAAAAGATATACAAGTTTTTGATGAGAGGATAGATAGTTTTAGCATAAATGTGGGAAATACAAAACTTGCACCTTATGCTAAATTTGTATATTTTGGCACAAGGCCACATGTCATAAAGCCAAAAAAGATGAAGGCTCTTGCAAACAAAAAGAGCGGCCAAATTTTTGGCAAAAGCGTAAATCACCCTGGCACAAAGGCAAACCCATATCTTGAGAAAGCTTTTAGCGAGTATGTAAGTAGCGCTAGCTTTGTAAAGGCAAAAGAGCAGTTGGCTAGCGATGTGAGCGAAGAGGTAGTAAAGGATATAAAGATCATGTTTAAGGATACAAAATGA
- a CDS encoding terminase large subunit domain-containing protein yields MAYNEEFKKECINLLKSGVSSVLVSKQMNVSRPTLQKWLEQANDEFSLDDGVKALKKQVECLSKKKKLVPDETAQLADLIVALNKIESKNKAAKEQKAYVLPPVSLDKSAKNLRDEIVKDGELFAYQKEFLQSDAQFRIILKSRQIGFSYVAAADALIGAVGGRNQLFLSASEEQALILMRYLKLWSDRFGVALAKDSETEIKLENGAIIKALAHNFRTVQGFTGDIWMDEFAWYPNPKKIWHAFVPSIGAVKGRLTILSTPFEEKSLFHELYFDEQKYKMFKRFHVDIYRAMEDGLEFDLETMKALFDADTWASAYECVFIDDESSLLSITLIKSCIDEKLSYFSPSSNTPLLCGYDIGRVSDRSTLASVINSDDTYTLAMLNVLAKASFKEQEDVLSSHLRSYPLATLDMDKTGIGLNLTETMHAKFKSRVNGVYFTAGTKEQMALNLKKLFEDKKISIPNDPLLISDLHAIKRTAGTKSFKYDAKRNEYGHADRFWALALACRKIEAVVKRKGGGAVII; encoded by the coding sequence AAAGGCACTAAAAAAGCAGGTTGAGTGTTTAAGCAAAAAGAAAAAGTTAGTCCCTGATGAGACGGCCCAGCTTGCTGATCTTATAGTGGCGTTAAATAAGATCGAGAGCAAAAACAAAGCAGCCAAAGAGCAAAAAGCCTATGTTTTACCACCAGTAAGCTTAGACAAAAGTGCCAAAAATTTAAGAGATGAGATAGTAAAAGATGGCGAACTGTTTGCTTATCAAAAAGAATTTTTGCAAAGCGATGCTCAGTTTCGTATCATACTAAAATCACGCCAGATAGGCTTTAGCTACGTGGCAGCGGCTGATGCACTTATAGGAGCAGTTGGCGGCAGAAACCAGCTATTTTTATCCGCTTCAGAAGAACAAGCGCTAATCCTAATGAGATATTTAAAACTATGGTCTGATAGGTTTGGAGTGGCTTTAGCAAAAGATAGTGAGACTGAGATAAAGCTAGAAAATGGCGCTATCATAAAAGCCCTCGCTCACAACTTTCGTACAGTTCAAGGTTTTACTGGTGATATTTGGATGGATGAGTTTGCATGGTACCCAAATCCTAAGAAAATTTGGCACGCTTTTGTGCCAAGTATCGGTGCCGTTAAAGGTCGCTTAACAATACTTTCAACACCATTTGAAGAAAAGAGCCTTTTTCATGAGCTGTACTTTGACGAGCAAAAGTATAAGATGTTTAAGCGGTTCCATGTTGATATTTATAGAGCTATGGAAGATGGGCTAGAGTTTGACCTTGAAACCATGAAAGCACTCTTTGATGCTGATACATGGGCTAGTGCTTATGAGTGTGTCTTCATAGATGATGAGAGCAGCCTACTGTCTATTACGCTTATCAAAAGCTGCATAGATGAAAAGCTTAGCTATTTTAGCCCAAGCTCAAACACTCCTCTGCTTTGCGGATATGATATAGGAAGGGTTAGCGACCGTTCAACCCTTGCAAGTGTGATCAATAGCGATGATACATATACCCTTGCTATGCTTAATGTGCTTGCAAAAGCCAGCTTTAAAGAGCAAGAAGACGTCTTAAGCTCTCACCTTCGCTCCTACCCACTAGCAACCCTTGATATGGATAAAACCGGCATTGGCCTAAATTTAACAGAAACTATGCATGCTAAATTTAAAAGCAGGGTAAATGGAGTATATTTTACAGCTGGCACAAAGGAGCAAATGGCTCTAAATTTAAAGAAGCTCTTTGAAGATAAAAAGATAAGCATACCAAACGATCCACTTTTAATCAGTGATCTTCACGCCATAAAACGCACAGCAGGAACAAAAAGCTTTAAGTATGATGCAAAAAGAAACGAGTATGGTCACGCAGATAGGTTTTGGGCATTGGCCTTAGCTTGCCGTAAGATAGAGGCTGTTGTAAAACGAAAAGGCGGCGGAGCTGTGATTATATAA